aaaaaaaaaaaaaaaaaaaaaaaaaaatcctcatgtttttttttctctcCATATATGGATATGTCcacacataaatatatatgccattatatatatatatatatatatatatatatattaatatatttgtatatatttttttatttttacttttcttaatattttatcacTGTCCTCTAGTAACGTGTAgacattttttaattcgATGGGGCAATaaactttattttttataatatcatctcgatttttatttatttgagaaactaaaaaatgtaataacatacaaatatacatatatacatatatacatatatatatatatatatatatatatatatatatatatatatatatatatatatagatacaAATAGGTATTCATACACAGTgtacttttatttttgtacTTGTAGATGATAATGCTTTTTCGTAAGGTAAACTTTTTTTTGAGGAATATCGAGAAGAAGATTTTATATCAGACATTTTGTAATTATAAATAGTAACATTtgtgaatatatatatatatatatataaatatgtgtatatattttttattttttatttcttcattGAAGTAAGGAAGAAATacttattaaaaaataagaatagGAACAACCTctcaaaaaaaatgaaatcAAGTACTCATtcttaaattatatattatttttataagagGAGTTTTTTATGGAATgtatgttattatatatatatatataatatttatttattttttttttttttcccttttaTTATAGACAGATAAATAGAAGagtattaaaaaaatgggaagatattataaatattaaaaaaaaaaagaaaaaaaaaagagagagagattattttatatatttttaaacgtgcacatatatatatatatatatatatatatatatatataatatgttatatatgtgtaatattgttttatatCCATTAGTCTTATATTCTTAACACAAATGTGTACAATATTAAAAGgattattaaaaaaaaaaaaaaaaaaaaaaaaaaaagatagACATAATTTGAtgtaaaagaaatattatgtacatatatataaatatatatatatatatatatatatatatatatatatatatatatatttcttaaatttttgtttccttaaaataatatatttttatatttatttacatagTATGAATCTCCTATTACATTATTGAGTATAaacattatttatgtaaaaataatataacatatatatatatatatatatatatatatatatataacttatatt
Above is a window of Plasmodium reichenowi strain SY57 chromosome Unknown, whole genome shotgun sequence DNA encoding:
- a CDS encoding hypothetical protein (conserved Plasmodium protein, unknown function), which gives rise to MSDIKSSSRYSSKKSLPYEKALSSTISQINKNRDDIIKNKVYCPIELKNVYTLLEDSDKILRK